The Nitrospira sp. genome contains a region encoding:
- a CDS encoding S8 family serine peptidase, whose product MNKKLDPVLRTKLRNAGLGIPEPTAARRPRGLSRDQQVGVIVEFTGSVDDLTRVGFERHSLVQHPTKGYKIATGLIPVERLEELAGLHHVVTVEGPRRMHRELNFSLPEIGATTVHTGTHSRKGDGVVVGIIDSGIDWRHGSFVNEDGTSRILAIWDQMLTRRAGETSGPNGVGVVYNQDQISQALKGRARVRTRDVDARNVHDGHGTHVAGIAAGNGKPPTCCHVGRTYVGVAPQANLIVVRFDYTNLEEIGENQRLVEAIEFIFSFLDAIDKPKVINISMGDNLGPHDGTSAVERAIDAHVETGDFLHHPHIVVKSAGNEGGQLRHVHGSVPGNDRLDIEVEVPKDVTRDAYLDLWYERAGTLNLTITAPGAVTSPPIPHGTDLPANAAAPPFIANPTAAANRQSQVEVDGTINGEHNRDNNFRITIHDPVRGALPHGTWRLTLVNPNAGPVAFHCWIERGSNTPTFLPPTSPADGKIRATLDSTLSIPGTAAQVIAVANHESRTSRCDCWPSKGIVSSSSRGPVAKGPATNQKPEIAAPGLEITSAKADAANFRGRCCDCCPDACCCLYEDLTGTSMAAPHVTGAIALLLEENPRLTRADIVRHLQNTARDRPAGGWDATWGGGKLNIQAAIDAVRAAAAGGGGGAGGGGPIMHPPFSLEDSALSGSEASNFRSIRPSITPRFTREQSNHRAPSAQPYASWLQIIRERLAAFPEGEYVAAAISRHFTEVRRLINSNRRVATMWHRARGPRLLRRLLQGTTTDDGRMSDEMSAPYYLERCLGLVAQQASPRLRMSLDRYRAFVIKLLTNPETSVMPGRIGQI is encoded by the coding sequence ATGAACAAGAAGCTCGATCCTGTACTGCGAACGAAATTACGCAATGCAGGGCTAGGTATACCGGAACCGACGGCAGCGCGGAGGCCTCGCGGACTTTCCCGAGATCAACAAGTTGGAGTCATCGTTGAGTTCACGGGGAGTGTCGATGATTTGACTCGTGTCGGCTTTGAACGACACAGTTTAGTGCAGCATCCCACGAAGGGCTACAAGATTGCCACGGGTCTAATTCCGGTAGAGCGGCTCGAGGAACTTGCTGGACTCCATCACGTAGTCACGGTTGAAGGCCCACGGAGGATGCATCGGGAGCTGAACTTTAGTCTTCCGGAGATTGGTGCGACCACGGTCCATACGGGCACTCATTCGCGAAAGGGCGATGGAGTCGTGGTTGGTATCATCGACAGTGGTATCGACTGGCGTCACGGGTCCTTCGTCAACGAGGACGGGACATCAAGAATCCTCGCTATCTGGGATCAGATGTTGACACGAAGAGCCGGCGAAACCAGTGGTCCCAATGGTGTCGGCGTCGTCTATAACCAGGATCAGATCAGCCAAGCCCTTAAAGGTCGGGCGAGGGTCAGGACCAGGGATGTCGATGCCAGAAATGTTCACGATGGACACGGGACCCATGTGGCCGGAATCGCCGCAGGCAACGGCAAACCGCCTACCTGTTGCCACGTCGGCCGCACGTATGTGGGCGTCGCACCGCAGGCAAATCTCATTGTCGTCCGATTCGATTATACAAATCTCGAGGAGATTGGAGAAAACCAACGACTGGTCGAGGCCATCGAGTTTATCTTTAGCTTCCTCGACGCAATCGATAAGCCGAAGGTCATCAATATCAGTATGGGAGACAATCTCGGTCCTCATGACGGCACCAGCGCCGTGGAGCGAGCGATTGACGCTCACGTTGAAACGGGCGATTTCCTGCATCATCCGCATATTGTCGTCAAATCGGCGGGGAACGAAGGCGGGCAACTGCGGCATGTGCACGGGAGTGTTCCGGGGAACGACCGGCTCGATATTGAGGTTGAGGTTCCTAAAGATGTCACGAGGGATGCCTATCTGGATCTGTGGTATGAACGGGCCGGCACCCTCAACTTGACGATCACTGCTCCGGGAGCAGTTACGAGCCCGCCCATCCCCCACGGAACTGATCTTCCGGCAAATGCCGCCGCTCCGCCGTTTATTGCCAATCCTACTGCGGCGGCGAATCGTCAATCTCAAGTCGAGGTCGATGGGACCATCAATGGAGAGCACAATCGCGATAATAATTTCCGTATCACGATTCACGATCCCGTACGAGGCGCTCTTCCACACGGTACTTGGAGATTGACACTGGTCAATCCGAACGCCGGTCCTGTGGCGTTCCATTGTTGGATCGAGCGCGGGTCCAATACGCCGACGTTTCTTCCTCCAACATCTCCAGCTGACGGCAAGATTCGCGCGACGCTCGATTCGACGCTGAGCATTCCGGGGACTGCTGCGCAAGTTATCGCCGTCGCCAATCACGAGTCCCGCACCAGCCGCTGCGATTGCTGGCCTTCAAAGGGCATTGTCTCATCTTCGAGCCGCGGTCCCGTGGCCAAGGGCCCAGCCACCAACCAAAAACCGGAGATTGCTGCGCCTGGCTTGGAAATTACATCGGCGAAGGCTGACGCGGCCAATTTCCGGGGCCGTTGTTGCGATTGCTGTCCCGATGCCTGTTGCTGCCTCTATGAGGATCTGACGGGGACGAGTATGGCGGCGCCGCATGTGACGGGAGCGATCGCCTTGCTTCTTGAGGAGAATCCACGACTCACGAGGGCGGATATCGTCCGACATTTGCAGAACACGGCGAGGGACAGACCGGCGGGAGGATGGGATGCGACGTGGGGGGGAGGAAAGCTCAACATTCAAGCGGCAATCGACGCCGTTCGTGCTGCGGCAGCCGGAGGCGGTGGAGGGGCGGGCGGCGGCGGGCCAATCATGCATCCTCCGTTCAGCCTCGAGGATTCAGCACTGAGCGGGAGCGAAGCCTCGAACTTCCGCTCCATTCGTCCTTCCATTACGCCTCGCTTTACTCGTGAACAGTCAAATCACCGTGCGCCTTCCGCGCAGCCGTATGCATCGTGGCTGCAAATCATTCGTGAGAGACTCGCAGCGTTCCCCGAAGGCGAGTACGTGGCCGCAGCCATTAGCAGACACTTCACTGAAGTCCGACGCCTTATTAACAGCAACCGTCGGGTCGCGACTATGTGGCATCGTGCAAGAGGACCACGCCTTCTTCGACGGCTTCTACAAGGAACGACGACTGATGATGGCCGGATGTCTGATGAAATGTCAGCACCTTATTATCTCGAACGCTGCCTGGGGTTAGTCGCTCAGCAGGCCAGTCCCCGACTTCGAATGAGTCTTGATCGCTATCGAGCATTTGTGATTAAGCTGCTGACCAATCCTGAGACTTCCGTAATGCCAGGAAGAATTGGACAGATATGA
- a CDS encoding OmpA family protein, with amino-acid sequence MGTLKTAIGMAIVVALMGCSSFLKQHPDAYIKQPTVCIDRWYGYHQGKGCPSTAKAVTPDPSQELAARLAALEQDRERLSRELEAARRQNGALSSRVSDLERQLAERDREIAALRSSAGDSANLSSQLSAAQMERDGLATELAASRQHSGDKDRLAAELAAANQRIADLESRLADRDKELAGLRGDLSAETAKLQEAQRGLIRALRPEIAKGNIAIDLNSERLLINLASGYLFDSGEDQLKPAGADALQRVGGVLKDFPEKQVHVAGYTDNVPIKSALKKKYPTNKELSDARAESAAQALRGGGLTSNLSAAGHGESNPVASNKTADGRSKNRRVEVIVK; translated from the coding sequence ATGGGAACACTTAAGACGGCAATAGGTATGGCGATCGTGGTCGCCTTGATGGGTTGTTCATCATTTCTGAAGCAGCACCCCGATGCGTATATCAAGCAGCCGACCGTGTGTATCGACCGATGGTACGGCTATCACCAGGGCAAAGGGTGCCCCTCCACGGCGAAAGCGGTGACTCCCGATCCATCTCAAGAGCTAGCTGCCCGTCTGGCGGCACTGGAGCAAGATCGCGAACGATTGTCCCGCGAGTTGGAGGCTGCGCGCAGACAAAACGGAGCGTTGAGTAGCCGTGTCAGCGACTTGGAACGGCAGCTCGCTGAGCGTGATCGAGAAATTGCCGCCTTGCGTTCCAGCGCGGGCGATTCTGCGAATCTTTCCAGTCAACTGTCGGCAGCGCAAATGGAGAGGGATGGCCTCGCGACGGAACTGGCCGCCTCCCGTCAGCACAGTGGCGACAAGGACAGGCTTGCCGCAGAACTCGCAGCCGCCAACCAGCGTATTGCTGATCTGGAAAGCCGGCTCGCCGATCGTGACAAGGAACTCGCCGGTCTGCGGGGCGACTTGTCCGCTGAAACGGCCAAGTTGCAAGAGGCGCAGCGTGGGCTGATCCGGGCTCTCCGTCCCGAGATCGCCAAGGGTAATATTGCGATCGATTTAAACAGCGAGCGTCTTCTGATCAACTTGGCTTCCGGTTATCTCTTCGACTCAGGCGAAGATCAACTTAAGCCTGCCGGAGCCGATGCGTTGCAACGAGTGGGCGGCGTCCTGAAAGACTTTCCGGAAAAGCAGGTCCATGTGGCCGGCTATACCGACAATGTTCCGATCAAGAGTGCCTTAAAGAAAAAATATCCGACGAATAAGGAGCTATCGGACGCTCGTGCTGAGAGCGCCGCCCAGGCTTTACGTGGCGGGGGGCTCACCAGCAACCTGTCGGCTGCTGGTCATGGAGAAAGCAATCCGGTTGCGAGCAACAAGACGGCTGACGGTCGATCCAAAAATCGCCGGGTTGAGGTCATCGTCAAGTAA
- the mscL gene encoding large-conductance mechanosensitive channel protein MscL, with amino-acid sequence MLKEFKEFAMKGNVLDMAIGVIIGGAFGKIVSSLVSDVLMPPMGLLMGKVDFSSLFIDLSRTSPPSLAAAKAAGAPTLNYGVFLQSVFDFIIIAFVIFILVKQVNRFRQEAPPPPPAPPAPTNEEKLLMEIRDLLKTRQ; translated from the coding sequence ATGCTGAAAGAGTTCAAAGAGTTTGCCATGAAGGGCAACGTCCTGGACATGGCGATCGGTGTCATCATCGGTGGAGCGTTCGGCAAGATCGTGTCGTCACTCGTCAGCGACGTCCTCATGCCCCCGATGGGACTGCTGATGGGGAAAGTTGATTTTTCCAGTCTCTTCATCGATCTGTCTCGAACCTCACCTCCATCCTTAGCCGCCGCAAAAGCCGCCGGAGCTCCGACGCTCAATTACGGAGTCTTTCTCCAAAGCGTGTTCGACTTCATCATTATCGCTTTTGTCATTTTCATCCTGGTCAAGCAGGTGAACCGGTTTAGGCAAGAGGCGCCGCCGCCACCGCCTGCTCCACCCGCGCCGACCAACGAAGAGAAATTGTTGATGGAGATCCGTGATCTGTTGAAAACCCGGCAGTAG
- a CDS encoding DUF481 domain-containing protein codes for MKQSVLFTVMILLFMMGNVASAADQSASAPPDSAPALDVVTLKDGSVIYGEVIEMTGGILQIKNSMVSDIIKVKWEAVSKLAVSHPIPFHLKEGSVLVGTVEESDPGMMKLKGGPTVSTMTVPMDTVTQVNPMVQPPVIYTGSLNAGYSQATGNSQLRNISVLGDLVARSEQLRLTLLGRYVYGDNAGSLITRNARGTIKLDFFITKRFFWYTSAYFENDRLQNLKLRTAISSGAGYQWIERGDYNGIFKDMTLYTEAGPSYFNEDFRDPFPDKASFRGRVAMKLDWPLFDGRVTLYHYNEIFPSLQTFSDFYYTMDNGFRLKILGSLASGFQVTTRFNNRPPAGTGDTDNLYLLTLGYAFDTTRKR; via the coding sequence ATGAAGCAGTCGGTTCTGTTTACCGTAATGATACTTCTCTTCATGATGGGGAACGTCGCTTCCGCTGCCGATCAGTCCGCCTCAGCACCTCCGGATTCAGCTCCGGCGCTGGACGTCGTGACCTTGAAAGACGGCAGTGTGATTTATGGCGAAGTGATAGAGATGACGGGCGGGATACTTCAGATCAAAAACTCCATGGTGAGCGACATCATCAAGGTGAAGTGGGAAGCGGTCAGTAAACTGGCCGTCTCTCATCCCATTCCTTTTCATTTGAAGGAAGGATCCGTTCTGGTCGGAACCGTCGAAGAGAGCGACCCTGGAATGATGAAACTTAAAGGAGGGCCCACAGTAAGCACGATGACGGTACCGATGGATACGGTGACTCAAGTAAACCCTATGGTCCAACCTCCGGTCATTTACACCGGCAGTTTGAATGCCGGGTACTCACAAGCCACAGGAAATAGCCAACTCCGGAACATCAGCGTGCTGGGCGATCTTGTGGCTCGAAGCGAGCAGCTTCGGTTGACATTGCTGGGCCGCTACGTCTATGGCGACAATGCCGGCAGCCTGATCACTCGGAATGCTCGAGGGACGATCAAGCTCGACTTCTTTATCACTAAACGGTTTTTCTGGTATACGTCGGCCTATTTTGAGAACGACCGATTACAAAACTTGAAGTTGAGAACGGCGATCTCCAGCGGTGCGGGGTATCAATGGATTGAGCGCGGAGACTACAACGGCATTTTCAAAGACATGACCTTGTACACTGAAGCGGGTCCGTCATATTTCAATGAAGACTTTCGTGACCCGTTTCCGGATAAGGCAAGTTTTCGTGGGCGCGTGGCCATGAAATTGGATTGGCCCCTGTTCGACGGCCGTGTCACGCTCTATCACTACAACGAAATTTTCCCGTCTCTCCAAACCTTCTCGGATTTCTACTACACGATGGATAACGGGTTTCGCTTGAAGATTCTGGGGAGTCTGGCGAGCGGATTCCAGGTGACCACGCGTTTCAATAATCGGCCGCCTGCCGGCACCGGCGATACGGACAATTTGTACCTGCTCACGCTCGGCTATGCCTTCGATACGACGCGTAAACGATAG
- a CDS encoding mechanosensitive ion channel family protein: protein MNVVDTLTQYAVQYGLQAAVALGIFIAGVMVSRWAGNLAQRALERQTLDPPVRLLLVRIVKIVVLLFTAMIALQTLGVPIAPLIAGVGVAGVGIGLALQGVLSNVMAGLSIIFSKPYKVGEHISLLGVHGDVVVIDVFTTTLMHADRSRVIIPNRKIVGEILHNFGTIRQMRLTIPVSANANLDEALAQVRDVLNRHPSVMKDPVPSVGVSSLGESSLAVVIAVEPWTAVADYSSTQGELNKLILERFQGRGIALPAASLTVHLVNG, encoded by the coding sequence ATGAATGTCGTAGATACGCTCACGCAGTATGCCGTGCAGTACGGGTTGCAGGCCGCGGTTGCGCTCGGGATCTTCATCGCCGGTGTCATGGTGTCTCGCTGGGCCGGGAATTTGGCACAGCGAGCGCTCGAGAGGCAGACCCTTGATCCGCCGGTGCGTCTGCTCCTCGTTCGCATCGTCAAGATCGTGGTGCTGCTCTTTACCGCCATGATTGCCCTTCAGACGCTCGGTGTGCCCATCGCCCCGCTAATTGCCGGCGTCGGAGTCGCCGGCGTAGGGATCGGGTTGGCCTTGCAGGGGGTGCTGAGCAACGTAATGGCCGGGCTCTCGATTATCTTCAGCAAGCCTTATAAGGTCGGCGAACATATTTCGTTGCTCGGGGTCCACGGCGACGTCGTAGTGATCGACGTCTTCACAACGACACTGATGCACGCGGACCGCTCCCGCGTGATCATTCCCAACAGAAAAATCGTCGGAGAGATCCTGCACAACTTTGGAACCATCCGTCAGATGCGGTTGACCATTCCCGTATCGGCGAATGCGAATCTCGATGAAGCCCTGGCTCAAGTTCGGGATGTTCTCAATCGGCATCCATCGGTCATGAAAGACCCGGTTCCTTCGGTAGGAGTGTCGTCTCTCGGGGAGTCATCCCTGGCCGTGGTGATCGCCGTAGAGCCGTGGACGGCTGTGGCGGATTACAGTTCGACTCAGGGAGAGCTGAACAAGTTAATCCTTGAACGATTCCAGGGACGAGGGATTGCGCTACCTGCTGCGAGTCTTACCGTCCACTTAGTGAACGGATAA
- a CDS encoding AsmA family protein encodes MKILIGLLVLVVLLVGVVLALPFLIDLNKYQDQYKPLIEDALNRKVQLQDIRLTVWPRIGARVAGFAVLDDPSFGSGPFASLSSLDVGVKLMPLLSGKVEVEEITLRDPDITVIKNKKGVLNASTIGRKGVGVPETPSRAPIPSTEGPLKVLALLAVDRVSIDGGKLTYRDLSAAKPTEYVLQDMELLLRDVRLGQTPTLHFLSLVQPFNIPVKLDGTFGPLKETMDIDAINFQLGVGKTDFTITGKAAGNDANINITSPVINTANLPVALPLKKPVDVKNFQIAAEVRGQEAKLNALSFQLFDGQIKGQGKLIAGSDAPPFKGGVTVQGVQLGPAFTAVAETPISVSGTAGADLSLQGQGFSMPDLTKALEGTGHMAVKDGKIEGVNLLQEAVSALKVVGISLGDPKATAFSTIETDLAIKHGIINVKRLLMDSHDFQATGGGTIGFDQRLNLLVNLNLSQEVSQKLAGVSPVIKLALKDGRLSLPLAITGTAQAPSYGVDLKGVTGKVQEQVKKKVEETVGGLLKGTTKPEDLKKEGQELLKGIFGR; translated from the coding sequence ATGAAAATCCTGATAGGCTTGCTCGTCCTAGTCGTTCTCCTCGTCGGCGTTGTGCTCGCGCTTCCCTTCCTCATCGATCTCAACAAGTATCAAGATCAATATAAGCCCCTCATCGAGGATGCCCTCAATCGTAAAGTTCAGTTGCAAGACATCCGCTTGACGGTCTGGCCGAGGATCGGCGCGCGCGTGGCCGGCTTTGCAGTGCTGGATGACCCATCCTTCGGCTCAGGCCCCTTTGCGTCACTTTCCTCGTTGGATGTGGGTGTGAAATTGATGCCGTTGCTGAGCGGCAAGGTCGAGGTGGAAGAAATCACGCTTCGCGATCCCGACATCACGGTGATCAAGAACAAGAAAGGTGTCCTAAACGCGTCGACGATTGGCCGCAAGGGGGTGGGGGTCCCTGAAACGCCCTCTCGTGCCCCGATTCCTTCGACCGAGGGCCCCCTTAAAGTACTGGCACTCTTGGCCGTTGACCGAGTCTCAATCGACGGCGGGAAATTGACGTATCGCGATCTGTCCGCCGCCAAACCGACTGAGTATGTGTTGCAGGATATGGAGTTGCTTCTTCGTGACGTTCGGCTCGGCCAAACGCCGACCTTGCACTTCCTCTCACTCGTGCAGCCGTTCAACATACCGGTGAAACTCGATGGTACGTTCGGACCGCTGAAAGAGACGATGGATATTGACGCAATCAATTTTCAGCTCGGTGTAGGGAAGACGGACTTCACGATTACGGGCAAAGCCGCCGGGAATGACGCCAACATCAATATCACTTCGCCGGTGATCAATACGGCGAACCTTCCGGTGGCGCTCCCGCTCAAAAAGCCGGTCGACGTGAAGAATTTTCAGATCGCGGCGGAAGTGAGAGGACAGGAAGCTAAGCTGAATGCCCTGTCGTTCCAATTATTCGACGGTCAGATCAAAGGGCAGGGCAAACTGATCGCCGGGTCCGATGCGCCGCCTTTCAAGGGTGGCGTCACGGTTCAAGGAGTACAACTTGGCCCGGCGTTCACTGCTGTCGCGGAGACACCGATCTCCGTCAGCGGGACGGCCGGCGCCGATCTTTCGTTGCAAGGCCAAGGGTTCTCCATGCCGGATCTGACAAAGGCCTTGGAAGGAACCGGTCACATGGCGGTGAAGGATGGGAAGATTGAGGGGGTGAATCTGCTTCAGGAGGCAGTCTCCGCTCTTAAGGTTGTCGGCATCTCACTCGGCGATCCTAAAGCAACAGCGTTTTCGACGATCGAAACGGATCTTGCCATCAAGCACGGGATCATCAACGTAAAGCGTCTCCTAATGGACAGTCATGATTTTCAGGCGACCGGCGGCGGGACCATCGGATTCGACCAGCGGTTGAATCTGCTCGTGAATCTCAACCTGTCTCAGGAGGTGAGTCAGAAGCTCGCCGGAGTGTCACCCGTCATCAAGCTCGCGTTGAAAGACGGCCGATTGAGCCTGCCGCTCGCGATTACCGGCACCGCGCAAGCACCGTCGTATGGAGTTGACCTCAAAGGCGTCACCGGGAAAGTGCAGGAGCAGGTGAAGAAGAAGGTGGAAGAAACTGTCGGTGGGCTGCTCAAGGGCACCACCAAACCCGAGGACTTGAAGAAAGAGGGACAAGAGCTGCTCAAGGGAATTTTCGGCCGTTAA
- a CDS encoding HPF/RaiA family ribosome-associated protein codes for MQIQVNTDNNLRGREAIVALAHTSIEGAVGRFRDRITRVETHLSDTNSHKTKGDDIRCVLEARLAGHQPIAVSHQASTVELALSGAADKLERSIESTLGRLKDR; via the coding sequence ATGCAGATTCAAGTCAATACGGACAATAACCTCAGAGGGCGAGAAGCGATCGTTGCCTTGGCCCACACCAGCATTGAGGGCGCGGTAGGCCGATTTCGTGATCGGATTACCCGCGTCGAGACGCATCTCAGCGACACCAACAGCCACAAAACCAAGGGTGATGACATCCGGTGTGTGCTTGAAGCCAGACTGGCCGGTCACCAGCCCATCGCCGTGAGCCATCAGGCATCGACTGTCGAGCTGGCCCTCAGCGGAGCTGCGGACAAACTCGAACGGTCGATCGAGAGCACGCTTGGGCGGCTCAAAGATCGATAA
- a CDS encoding SRPBCC family protein — translation MGEYEHTATINCRAQKVFEFASDVRNFPLYLPTVRNVIRQGSEHVRVQGEARGRQYASDGMYHVDYIRKRMEWGSDSDDQYSGWLEVKGNDTTATVTVHLTFEPNRDYDPSIHEGLENALASIRNLCEGTGGKVEAYAA, via the coding sequence ATGGGTGAATATGAGCACACAGCGACCATCAATTGTCGCGCACAAAAGGTATTCGAGTTTGCCTCTGACGTGAGGAATTTTCCTCTTTACTTGCCCACCGTCAGAAACGTCATCAGACAAGGCAGCGAGCATGTCCGTGTGCAGGGCGAGGCGAGAGGGCGTCAATATGCTTCAGACGGCATGTACCATGTGGACTACATCCGTAAACGAATGGAATGGGGCTCTGACAGCGACGATCAGTATAGCGGTTGGTTAGAAGTGAAGGGGAACGATACGACTGCCACAGTCACTGTTCATCTAACGTTCGAGCCGAACCGGGACTACGATCCCTCAATACATGAAGGTTTGGAGAATGCATTAGCATCAATCAGGAACTTGTGCGAAGGAACGGGTGGCAAGGTCGAGGCCTACGCTGCATGA
- a CDS encoding SAM-dependent methyltransferase yields MLQDADALPQLIGDFKPLDQWQTHLNQLFYGLRGDKLRSYYQTFASADFRLAHALAADYYERVVTRDEAENRQPSSVGRVTEDSRRLTVLELGPGNGNLAACFLTHLKALDEQGTIYPRVRYVMVDWQQTVLDGALAHPDLTAHRDHVDTYRGSSEDVAGIGDGTVDRIICNELWNDLPTKLLAKHGGEVEEEFIRPNLSESLHARIQDWSTFVRAFQDQDLEALKALPPFLDGLVWEKEYRKIEWKDVPYRKIIVEFLQSIDQDVLVPVNVGAFATLKEAKRILAPGAIGFSAFDAGTADMNVLNDPEKPCYGQFGGQYSFMINFALIEAVAKHVGMKQTTFEPQREFVGRSLNTNVITLMDLLATHPSAGPKLQPWEQDRLVLKTIRALNDTFESPYRRRLEFPLGTNIPPEERDTLGAILRALKDNGIPDTVAYLTEEELRDAQTDLEEIGYDRHTMRMALSAPSGPIEYQHFACR; encoded by the coding sequence ATGTTGCAAGATGCCGACGCCCTTCCACAGCTGATCGGGGACTTTAAGCCGCTCGATCAATGGCAGACCCATCTCAACCAGCTCTTCTACGGGCTGCGCGGGGACAAGCTCCGATCCTATTATCAGACCTTCGCGTCAGCGGACTTCCGTCTGGCGCATGCGCTGGCGGCCGATTACTACGAGCGCGTCGTAACGCGCGACGAAGCGGAGAATCGTCAACCGTCCTCTGTCGGTAGGGTGACAGAGGACTCAAGACGCTTGACCGTCCTGGAACTGGGACCCGGGAACGGGAATCTGGCTGCGTGCTTTCTCACTCATCTCAAGGCCCTCGATGAACAAGGCACGATCTATCCACGTGTGCGGTATGTCATGGTCGATTGGCAACAAACGGTGTTGGATGGGGCTCTGGCCCATCCTGACCTGACAGCCCATCGGGATCACGTCGACACCTATCGTGGGTCGAGTGAAGATGTGGCGGGAATAGGTGATGGAACCGTCGACCGCATCATCTGCAATGAGCTGTGGAACGATTTGCCGACGAAATTGTTGGCAAAACACGGCGGTGAGGTGGAGGAAGAGTTTATCCGTCCCAACCTCAGCGAGTCATTGCATGCCCGGATTCAGGATTGGTCGACCTTCGTGCGGGCTTTTCAGGACCAGGATCTCGAAGCGCTCAAGGCCCTTCCTCCGTTCCTCGATGGATTGGTCTGGGAAAAAGAGTATCGCAAAATCGAATGGAAAGACGTTCCCTATCGGAAGATCATTGTGGAATTTCTGCAGTCCATCGATCAAGACGTCCTGGTGCCCGTGAATGTCGGGGCATTCGCAACCCTGAAGGAGGCCAAGCGGATCCTGGCTCCGGGCGCCATCGGGTTCAGCGCGTTCGATGCGGGCACGGCCGACATGAACGTCTTGAACGATCCGGAAAAACCTTGCTATGGCCAGTTCGGTGGCCAATACAGCTTCATGATCAACTTCGCGTTGATCGAGGCCGTGGCCAAGCATGTGGGGATGAAGCAAACGACATTCGAACCGCAGCGTGAATTCGTGGGGCGATCGTTGAATACCAACGTGATCACACTGATGGATCTGCTGGCGACCCATCCCTCCGCGGGACCGAAACTACAACCCTGGGAGCAAGATCGGCTCGTGCTGAAGACGATACGGGCGTTGAATGACACATTTGAGAGTCCCTATCGTCGACGGCTCGAATTTCCGTTGGGGACCAACATTCCGCCTGAAGAACGGGACACGTTGGGCGCGATCTTGCGCGCACTCAAAGACAATGGTATTCCCGACACTGTGGCCTATCTGACGGAAGAAGAACTGCGCGATGCACAAACGGATTTGGAAGAAATCGGCTACGACCGACACACGATGAGGATGGCCTTAAGCGCCCCTTCGGGTCCCATCGAGTACCAGCACTTTGCCTGCCGGTAA
- a CDS encoding glycosyltransferase family 2 protein, with amino-acid sequence MTPPSRLWASVIIPIKDERDNLSPLITGLLKVMDSHELSRSRPYEILFVDDGSSDGSSDELDRLAREHSNVRVFHFDRNYGKTCALEAGFHQSSGEIIIQIDGDLQQDSEDILKLLPYTASHDVVCGWRQQRQDGMVKKLSSKIANRVRNIFTHDGMHDTGCPLKIFRRPVLERIRLFEGMHRFFPALALMHGFTVTEVPVRHYPRLHGVSKYGMGNRLIKSLYDLIAVRWMQDRVLLYKFRDK; translated from the coding sequence ATGACGCCGCCATCCCGCCTTTGGGCCTCAGTGATCATCCCGATCAAGGATGAACGAGACAACCTGTCTCCCCTCATCACCGGTCTCCTAAAAGTCATGGATTCTCATGAATTGTCGCGCTCCCGCCCTTACGAGATCCTCTTCGTGGACGACGGCAGCAGCGACGGCAGCAGCGACGAGCTGGACCGGTTGGCGCGCGAACATTCCAATGTGCGGGTGTTCCACTTCGACCGAAATTATGGCAAAACCTGCGCGCTGGAAGCCGGTTTTCACCAATCGTCCGGGGAAATCATCATCCAGATCGACGGCGATCTCCAGCAAGACAGCGAAGACATCTTGAAACTCCTCCCTTATACGGCATCGCATGACGTGGTGTGTGGGTGGAGGCAACAGCGGCAAGACGGCATGGTGAAGAAACTCTCGTCCAAGATTGCGAATCGGGTGCGGAATATCTTTACCCATGACGGCATGCACGACACTGGCTGTCCGCTCAAGATCTTCCGACGGCCTGTCTTGGAGCGGATCCGGCTCTTTGAAGGGATGCACCGGTTCTTTCCTGCGCTTGCCTTGATGCATGGATTCACGGTGACGGAGGTGCCGGTCAGGCACTATCCGCGCCTCCATGGGGTATCCAAGTACGGCATGGGCAACCGTCTGATCAAGTCGCTGTATGATCTGATCGCGGTGCGATGGATGCAGGACCGCGTGTTGCTCTACAAATTTCGTGACAAGTGA